A region of Moorena producens PAL-8-15-08-1 DNA encodes the following proteins:
- a CDS encoding M20 family metallopeptidase produces the protein MLSQIKELAQELAPRLIEIRRHLHSHPELSGQEHQTAAYVAGVLSSCGLHIQEGIGKTGLIGELIGGTDERLVALRTDMDALPITEQTCLDFASHQPGVMHACGHDVHTTVGLGTAMVLSQLGERFPGNTRFLFQPAEEIAQGANWIVKDGGMKDVSAIFGLHVLPSIPAGSIGIRYGALTAAADDLEIVIMGESGHGSRPHQAIDAIWIAAQVITTLQQAISRTQNPLHPMVLTIGQISGGRAPNIIADQVRLVGTVRSLHPQTYAGLSDWIEKIVANVCNAYGARYHINYQRAVPSVQNDLALTQLLEAAAKEAWGSDRVLIIPEASMGGEDFSVYLQHAPGSMFRLGVGFQNKLNYPLHHPLFAVNESAIVTGVVTLAYAIYKYWHHDC, from the coding sequence ATGCTCTCCCAGATTAAAGAGTTAGCCCAAGAACTTGCCCCGCGTCTAATCGAAATCCGCCGTCATCTCCACTCTCACCCAGAATTGAGTGGTCAAGAACACCAAACAGCGGCTTACGTAGCTGGGGTCCTATCCTCCTGTGGTCTTCATATACAAGAAGGGATTGGCAAAACTGGCCTTATCGGTGAACTGATTGGTGGTACCGATGAGCGATTAGTCGCCCTGCGCACTGATATGGATGCTCTACCCATCACCGAACAAACTTGCCTGGATTTTGCCTCACATCAACCAGGAGTCATGCATGCCTGTGGTCATGATGTCCACACCACCGTAGGCTTAGGCACAGCTATGGTTCTATCCCAACTCGGAGAAAGGTTTCCTGGTAATACTCGCTTTCTGTTCCAACCAGCTGAGGAAATTGCTCAAGGTGCAAACTGGATTGTTAAAGATGGGGGAATGAAGGATGTGAGTGCTATCTTTGGTCTTCACGTTTTGCCTTCAATTCCAGCAGGCTCTATTGGTATCCGCTATGGGGCATTAACAGCAGCAGCGGATGATTTAGAAATCGTAATTATGGGAGAATCGGGTCATGGATCTCGCCCTCACCAAGCTATTGACGCGATTTGGATTGCTGCCCAGGTGATTACCACCCTCCAACAAGCTATTAGTCGCACCCAGAACCCATTACACCCGATGGTCTTGACAATAGGACAAATTAGTGGTGGGCGAGCTCCAAATATTATTGCTGACCAAGTGCGGCTAGTAGGAACAGTGCGATCGCTTCATCCCCAAACCTATGCTGGCCTAAGCGATTGGATTGAAAAGATTGTGGCCAATGTCTGTAATGCTTATGGCGCTCGCTATCACATCAACTATCAGCGGGCAGTACCATCGGTACAAAATGACCTAGCCTTAACTCAGTTGTTGGAAGCAGCAGCTAAGGAAGCTTGGGGAAGCGATCGCGTTTTAATCATACCGGAAGCCTCTATGGGTGGGGAAGATTTCTCTGTTTATCTACAACACGCTCCTGGCAGCATGTTCCGCCTCGGGGTTGGATTCCAAAATAAACTAAATTACCCACTGCACCATCCTCTGTTTGCAGTGAATGAATCGGCCATTGTTACCGGTGTAGTTACTCTGGCTTATGCGATTTATAAGTACTGGCACCACGACTGTTAA
- a CDS encoding ScyA-related TPP-binding enzyme produces the protein MKETSILKSISEAVVEMLLELGVKYAFGVSGGAIASLWTTLEQSPIEVLHFRHESGAAFAATEAYLASERPVVVFTTTGPGITNVLTGIMAARSEGAKIILLSGFTSIANRGRWACQETSAYTMSGLGFFTSGQMFHYATVLESSDQLPEIARRLTIGMAKPEGFVSHMSIPTDIQTNFVTESLPHVSLSLSPPTAGEEIISECVQLLSEGSFAIWVGFGARGAASEIRQFAERTAAAVMCSPRGKGIFPEDHPQFIGVTGLSGHDSVMKYMQEKSPLRILVLGTRLGETTSFWSSLMVPERGFIHVDLNPDVPGSAYPSAETFSIHSELKIFLKALLEKFPLAHKPNIISLPCPQFNVIDSTSESPVRPEVLMNVIQQMIVVPNNANAIIMAEAGNSFAWTTHLLQFTQPRYRISTNWGAMGHMTTGVLGAALAGNCKAVAIVGDGAMLMNNEINTAVKYGIPAVWIVLNDACYNMCEQGNALRKLKGADTQFPQADFVAIANGMGADGIRVKRESDLQPALEVAMASTVPFLVDVIIDPSRTAPIGSRVLSLMSQDNKS, from the coding sequence ATGAAAGAAACTAGTATTCTCAAGTCTATTTCAGAGGCAGTAGTGGAAATGCTTCTAGAACTGGGGGTAAAGTATGCCTTTGGGGTTTCAGGAGGTGCAATTGCATCTCTATGGACTACCTTGGAACAAAGCCCGATTGAAGTGCTTCACTTCCGCCATGAATCTGGAGCTGCTTTTGCTGCTACTGAAGCATATTTAGCGAGTGAACGCCCTGTGGTTGTATTTACTACAACAGGTCCAGGCATCACTAACGTTTTAACTGGTATTATGGCTGCAAGAAGTGAAGGAGCAAAGATAATTCTTCTTTCCGGTTTCACCTCTATTGCTAATCGTGGAAGGTGGGCTTGTCAAGAAACCAGTGCTTATACAATGTCCGGCCTAGGCTTTTTTACTTCCGGTCAGATGTTTCATTATGCTACTGTTCTTGAGTCATCCGATCAACTACCAGAGATTGCTCGCCGACTGACCATTGGAATGGCAAAACCAGAGGGGTTCGTCAGCCATATGAGTATTCCTACGGATATTCAGACCAATTTTGTTACCGAATCATTGCCCCATGTCAGTTTATCTCTCTCTCCACCTACTGCCGGGGAAGAAATAATCTCAGAATGTGTACAGTTGCTGTCTGAAGGTTCATTTGCCATCTGGGTTGGTTTTGGTGCTAGGGGTGCTGCTTCCGAAATTCGTCAATTTGCCGAAAGAACAGCCGCAGCGGTGATGTGTTCCCCCCGTGGCAAGGGCATTTTTCCTGAAGATCACCCTCAGTTTATCGGTGTCACAGGTCTCAGTGGACATGATTCAGTGATGAAATATATGCAGGAAAAAAGTCCATTGCGAATACTGGTTTTGGGAACACGTCTAGGTGAGACTACTTCCTTTTGGAGTTCATTAATGGTTCCTGAAAGGGGATTCATCCATGTGGATCTTAATCCAGACGTACCAGGATCTGCCTACCCATCTGCTGAGACATTTTCTATTCACTCAGAACTGAAAATCTTTCTAAAGGCACTACTAGAAAAATTTCCACTTGCTCACAAACCAAACATTATATCGCTACCTTGTCCTCAATTTAATGTCATTGATTCCACTTCAGAAAGTCCTGTAAGACCAGAAGTATTAATGAATGTTATTCAACAGATGATTGTCGTTCCAAATAATGCTAATGCGATTATCATGGCTGAGGCTGGTAATTCCTTTGCTTGGACTACTCACCTACTGCAATTTACTCAACCTCGTTACCGAATTAGTACTAACTGGGGTGCAATGGGGCACATGACTACTGGGGTTTTGGGCGCGGCTTTAGCAGGAAATTGTAAAGCAGTCGCTATTGTTGGGGATGGGGCTATGCTAATGAATAATGAAATTAATACAGCAGTCAAATATGGAATTCCTGCTGTTTGGATTGTTCTCAATGACGCTTGTTACAATATGTGCGAACAGGGAAATGCTTTGCGGAAACTGAAGGGGGCAGATACGCAATTTCCCCAGGCAGATTTCGTAGCGATAGCGAATGGAATGGGAGCAGATGGCATTCGTGTCAAAAGAGAGTCCGATCTTCAACCAGCACTGGAGGTGGCAATGGCATCTACTGTTCCTTTTCTTGTGGATGTAATTATCGATCCAAGCAGAACTGCACCAATTGGGAGTCGTGTTTTGAGTCTCATGTCTCAAGATAATAAAAGCTAA
- a CDS encoding Asp-tRNA(Asn)/Glu-tRNA(Gln) amidotransferase GatCAB subunit A, with the protein MLTVNQTDAIGIATAIREGQVTAKTVITNCLEKITVGNQSLNCFTTVTTDQALSDAEHIDHAIAKGNNPGPLAGVPFAVKNLYDIAGLITLAGSKINAENPPASRDATAVAKLKQAGAILVGALNMDEYAYGFVTENSHYGATHNPHDLTRIAGGSSGGSAAAVAAGLVPITLGSDTNGSIRVPAALCGTFGFKATYGRLSRAGVFLFSASLDHIGPFARSVRDIATIFDILQGADPTDPVCSNRLPELCVPQLNEGIDGLRIGVADGYFAQGAEPEVLDAVAKVASSLNVTASVTIPEAKRARAAAYIITANEGSNLHFDNLRKRPDDFDPATRDRFLAGALIPGTWYIQAQRFRQWFRDRVREVFQDVDIILAPTTPCVAPLLGQEKMVIAGEEVLVRPNLGLFTQPLSFIGLPVLSVPINRPGQIPLGVQIIAAPYHEAMILRVAAVLEEQGILSAPIVSE; encoded by the coding sequence ATGCTAACCGTGAACCAAACTGATGCCATTGGAATTGCCACTGCGATTCGAGAAGGTCAAGTCACTGCCAAAACAGTTATTACTAACTGTCTCGAAAAAATAACTGTCGGTAACCAATCCCTTAACTGTTTCACAACGGTTACCACTGACCAAGCTTTATCCGATGCTGAACACATTGATCATGCTATTGCCAAAGGGAACAATCCCGGTCCATTGGCAGGAGTTCCTTTTGCGGTTAAAAACTTATATGATATCGCTGGCTTAATAACCTTAGCTGGGTCAAAAATTAATGCTGAAAATCCTCCTGCTTCCCGTGATGCTACTGCTGTAGCTAAACTAAAACAAGCGGGTGCTATCCTAGTTGGAGCATTAAATATGGATGAGTACGCCTATGGCTTTGTAACGGAAAATAGCCATTACGGTGCAACTCATAACCCCCATGATCTCACTCGCATTGCTGGTGGTTCCTCTGGCGGCTCAGCAGCAGCAGTGGCGGCGGGATTAGTACCAATCACTCTCGGTTCCGATACCAATGGTTCGATCCGGGTACCAGCAGCTTTGTGTGGTACTTTTGGCTTCAAAGCTACCTACGGACGATTGTCTCGGGCAGGGGTTTTCTTGTTTTCTGCTAGTTTGGATCATATCGGTCCGTTTGCTCGTTCTGTACGGGATATTGCTACTATCTTTGATATCCTTCAGGGAGCAGATCCCACTGATCCCGTTTGTAGCAATCGTCTCCCAGAACTTTGTGTCCCCCAGCTTAACGAGGGGATTGACGGGTTACGGATTGGAGTTGCAGATGGGTATTTTGCTCAAGGGGCAGAACCAGAAGTCTTGGATGCTGTGGCTAAAGTGGCTAGTAGCTTGAATGTAACTGCTTCGGTTACTATCCCAGAAGCCAAGCGAGCCAGAGCAGCAGCTTATATTATTACGGCTAATGAAGGATCAAACCTCCATTTTGACAATTTGCGTAAACGTCCCGATGATTTTGATCCAGCTACACGCGATCGCTTTTTAGCAGGTGCCCTAATTCCAGGGACTTGGTATATTCAAGCGCAACGGTTTCGACAATGGTTTCGCGATCGCGTTCGGGAAGTCTTCCAAGATGTGGATATTATCCTCGCTCCCACTACACCCTGTGTTGCTCCCCTACTGGGTCAAGAAAAAATGGTTATTGCTGGAGAAGAAGTGTTGGTTCGTCCAAACTTAGGATTATTTACTCAACCCTTATCCTTCATTGGCTTACCTGTCTTATCAGTACCAATTAACCGTCCTGGTCAAATACCCTTAGGGGTACAAATTATTGCTGCACCCTACCATGAAGCAATGATTCTTAGAGTTGCTGCAGTGCTTGAGGAACAAGGCATCCTTTCAGCACCGATTGTGTCTGAATAA
- a CDS encoding DUF4089 domain-containing protein — MTKPTIETATYVEAMAQLLDLDLKPEHRSGVINNFAKIYAIASLVTEFTLPDDLAAAPVFKP; from the coding sequence ATGACAAAACCAACAATTGAAACCGCTACCTATGTCGAAGCCATGGCGCAACTCCTTGATTTAGACCTTAAGCCCGAACACCGTTCTGGTGTGATCAATAACTTCGCTAAAATTTATGCGATCGCATCTCTAGTAACGGAATTTACTTTACCTGATGATCTCGCAGCTGCTCCTGTATTTAAACCTTAG
- a CDS encoding Uma2 family endonuclease has product MTQTKAKPIIRWEKLPDEFQLPDDPVENLYHPLLAAILREILELAGFITNSMLIASNFGLCANVDGKTVVKAPDWFYVPSVFPVLPGVIRRSYTPHTEGEVPAVVMEFLSEKEQGEYSLNPRYPYGKWYFYEQILQVPIYVIFDPASGSVEAMQRGLGGFPHERLHQDNAIA; this is encoded by the coding sequence ATGACTCAAACGAAAGCCAAACCCATTATCAGATGGGAAAAACTCCCGGACGAATTTCAATTACCCGATGACCCAGTGGAAAATCTCTATCATCCCTTATTAGCGGCTATCCTGCGAGAGATTCTGGAATTAGCCGGATTTATCACTAATTCAATGCTAATTGCTTCCAACTTTGGACTCTGTGCCAATGTGGACGGTAAAACAGTAGTGAAAGCACCGGACTGGTTTTATGTACCTTCTGTGTTTCCTGTCTTACCAGGGGTGATTCGCCGGAGCTATACCCCTCACACCGAAGGAGAGGTACCAGCAGTGGTTATGGAATTCTTATCCGAGAAAGAGCAAGGAGAATATTCTCTTAACCCCCGTTACCCTTATGGCAAATGGTACTTTTACGAGCAAATCCTACAAGTACCAATTTATGTCATTTTTGACCCAGCCTCGGGAAGTGTCGAAGCGATGCAGCGCGGTCTTGGGGGTTTCCCCCATGAGCGACTGCATCAAGACAATGCGATCGCTTAA
- a CDS encoding DUF4351 domain-containing protein, with protein sequence MSDCIKTMRSLNSGSYTLQQPDANGRYWFESMGLFLGVWYGKKSEITNYWLRWWDSSGNLLPWGEEKVQQSLQQGLQQGLQQGLQQGLQQGKLELIMRQLTRQVGTIEPTLESLINNLSAADLDQLSEALFDFSDGSDLSSWLEGLKG encoded by the coding sequence ATGAGCGACTGCATCAAGACAATGCGATCGCTTAATTCAGGAAGCTATACCCTGCAACAACCTGATGCTAATGGACGCTACTGGTTTGAATCCATGGGTTTGTTTCTGGGAGTATGGTACGGCAAAAAATCAGAAATCACCAACTATTGGTTACGGTGGTGGGATAGCTCTGGAAATTTATTACCTTGGGGAGAGGAGAAAGTTCAACAAAGTCTACAGCAAGGCTTACAGCAAGGCTTACAGCAAGGCTTACAGCAAGGCTTACAGCAAGGAAAACTGGAGCTAATTATGCGTCAGTTGACACGCCAGGTTGGAACAATCGAGCCTACTCTAGAATCACTCATCAACAACTTATCTGCTGCTGATTTAGATCAATTGAGTGAAGCATTGTTCGATTTTTCCGATGGATCGGATTTATCCAGTTGGTTAGAGGGACTTAAAGGCTAA
- a CDS encoding tetratricopeptide repeat protein, whose protein sequence is MIKSPLLDPVANHHRDTVEELAWAIAASEGQFLLMFAHCNYAKWRKRVVRRLHKISSVPIREVFLEPSACTLYTTLRQEIGEEQPAALMVFGLESVTDLDELLIATNQVREEFRKNFQFPLVLWINDEVLCKLIRITPDFHSWATTVMFEIPTSSIISNLQQKAKSLFSTVLELGASEISPNDAILGAGYSQEIKFALRDLESGNHELPPELLASLNFVWGREAYGLGKIDVAITHYQKSLEFWQQKPGKQQSKPENNGEILPGLGLPTFITSKPITPPRREREAVLLFHLGLCYCDQAKQYRPGDPSYRENWHKAKEYLEQCLVVFEQEQRPDLVAKFINQLGEILQSLEAWEDLESLAKKSLALHRSYSAPVQLAQDYGFLGTVALQKSCWQEAYTNALYANVIITKVTEEQGAAQDREDLLAYGTQGRGGSKKLSYHPASIQPQKQQQYLDYQENYALSCLNGIVKIDQDAEQITQKSPVGRYLLLLAQAQQHLGQHSKAIRHLERARELGISDEPKLYLEILETLGTLYWQQKRYQAAFTVKQERLAIAQQNGLLAFIGAGKLKSSQQNQLAQNQLAQTKSKGSATVSQAMTVSDWQHKVKELVQRIASTQHKLTVIYGQAGVGKSSLLEAGLIPALKQQPIGNRDIVPIRLKVYTDWEKELGKRILESKSESLKVEGLKVEGYKNNLGQKATLREQPANLQPANLQPANLQPANLQPANLQPANLQPADLQPANLQPATLLDQLQKNQRQNQINILIFDQFEEFFFACRKPAEQKRFFEFFRDCLNIPYLKVILCLREDYLHLLLKCARQVDLDAINNDILNKGILYYVGNFSSEEAKSIISNLTTKAKFYLEDALLDELVNDLAKNQAVGEVSPIELQIVGVQLQTEQITTLAAYRQNGSKEKLVERYLEGVVSDCGSENQNAAWKILGLLTDKNGTRPFRTKDDLGAKLQLSTDNLDFILELLVKSGLVMRLQQEPNAQYQLIYDYLVEPILRHC, encoded by the coding sequence ATGATTAAATCACCCCTACTCGACCCTGTAGCTAATCACCACCGGGATACTGTAGAAGAACTAGCCTGGGCAATAGCTGCTAGTGAGGGACAGTTTTTACTGATGTTCGCACACTGTAATTATGCCAAGTGGCGTAAGCGAGTGGTGCGCAGACTACACAAAATTTCCTCTGTGCCAATCCGGGAAGTATTCCTAGAGCCATCTGCTTGTACACTCTACACCACCCTCCGACAGGAAATCGGGGAGGAACAGCCAGCCGCTTTGATGGTGTTTGGTTTAGAGTCAGTCACAGACCTTGATGAACTGTTAATCGCCACAAACCAAGTTAGAGAAGAGTTTCGCAAAAATTTCCAGTTTCCATTAGTGTTGTGGATTAACGATGAGGTGCTGTGTAAGCTGATTCGCATCACACCAGATTTCCACAGTTGGGCAACAACGGTTATGTTTGAAATCCCAACCTCAAGCATAATTAGCAACCTACAACAAAAAGCCAAGTCTTTATTTAGCACAGTATTAGAATTAGGTGCCAGTGAAATTTCCCCCAATGATGCTATCTTAGGTGCTGGTTATAGTCAGGAAATTAAGTTTGCCTTACGGGATTTGGAAAGTGGCAACCACGAGTTGCCACCAGAGTTACTAGCCAGTCTTAACTTTGTCTGGGGTCGAGAGGCTTATGGATTGGGCAAGATTGATGTTGCTATTACCCACTATCAGAAAAGTTTAGAATTCTGGCAACAGAAACCAGGTAAGCAGCAGAGCAAGCCAGAAAACAATGGTGAGATTCTCCCCGGACTTGGTCTGCCTACCTTCATAACCTCTAAGCCCATTACCCCTCCACGTCGGGAGCGAGAAGCAGTTCTCCTGTTTCACCTAGGATTATGCTATTGCGATCAGGCTAAGCAGTATAGACCAGGAGACCCTAGCTATCGAGAAAATTGGCACAAGGCTAAAGAGTATTTAGAGCAGTGTCTGGTGGTGTTCGAACAAGAGCAACGACCGGATTTAGTGGCTAAGTTTATTAATCAGCTCGGTGAGATACTGCAATCTCTGGAAGCCTGGGAGGATTTGGAAAGTCTAGCTAAAAAGTCTCTAGCGCTACACAGAAGTTACTCTGCTCCTGTGCAACTAGCTCAGGATTATGGATTTCTAGGAACAGTGGCGCTACAAAAATCCTGCTGGCAGGAGGCTTACACAAACGCACTATATGCCAATGTAATTATAACAAAAGTCACAGAAGAACAGGGTGCTGCACAGGATAGGGAAGATTTGTTGGCCTATGGAACACAGGGAAGAGGGGGAAGTAAAAAATTGTCCTATCATCCGGCAAGTATCCAACCCCAAAAACAGCAACAGTACCTTGACTATCAGGAAAATTATGCTTTATCTTGCCTCAATGGAATAGTTAAGATAGATCAAGATGCAGAACAGATCACACAGAAATCTCCCGTTGGTCGCTATCTGTTACTTCTGGCTCAAGCCCAACAGCACTTGGGTCAGCATTCCAAAGCGATTCGCCATCTGGAACGGGCTAGGGAGTTAGGGATTAGTGATGAGCCGAAACTCTACCTGGAAATCCTGGAAACTCTAGGAACCCTCTACTGGCAACAAAAACGATATCAAGCAGCATTTACAGTAAAACAAGAACGGCTTGCGATCGCACAACAGAATGGTTTACTTGCTTTTATCGGTGCAGGTAAACTCAAATCCTCCCAACAGAATCAGTTAGCACAGAATCAGTTAGCACAGACCAAGAGTAAAGGTAGCGCTACCGTATCTCAGGCCATGACTGTTTCCGATTGGCAACACAAAGTAAAAGAGCTAGTGCAACGCATTGCCAGTACCCAGCACAAACTAACTGTAATTTATGGTCAAGCTGGAGTGGGCAAGAGTTCTTTACTAGAAGCTGGGCTAATCCCCGCTCTAAAACAGCAACCCATTGGTAACCGTGATATAGTCCCGATTAGGTTGAAGGTTTACACTGACTGGGAAAAAGAGTTGGGTAAACGTATCCTAGAGTCGAAGAGTGAAAGTTTGAAGGTTGAAGGTTTAAAGGTTGAAGGTTATAAAAACAACCTTGGCCAAAAGGCCACGCTACGCGAACAACCAGCTAACCTTCAACCAGCTAACCTTCAACCAGCTAACCTTCAACCAGCTAACCTTCAACCAGCTAACCTTCAACCAGCTAACCTTCAACCAGCTGACCTTCAACCAGCTAACCTTCAACCGGCTACTCTTCTAGATCAGTTGCAAAAAAATCAACGGCAAAACCAGATTAACATCCTGATTTTTGACCAATTTGAAGAGTTTTTCTTTGCTTGCCGAAAGCCAGCTGAACAAAAACGCTTCTTTGAATTTTTCCGTGACTGTCTTAATATTCCTTATCTCAAAGTCATCCTTTGTTTACGGGAGGATTATCTACACCTATTATTAAAGTGCGCTCGTCAGGTAGATTTGGATGCCATTAATAATGATATTCTTAATAAAGGTATCCTTTATTATGTCGGGAATTTTTCTTCAGAAGAAGCAAAATCGATTATTTCTAATCTAACCACTAAAGCTAAATTTTACCTAGAGGATGCATTACTCGATGAGTTGGTAAACGACCTAGCTAAGAATCAAGCAGTGGGAGAAGTAAGCCCGATTGAATTACAGATAGTGGGAGTGCAGCTGCAAACTGAGCAAATCACTACTTTAGCGGCTTATCGACAAAACGGATCAAAAGAAAAGCTAGTGGAGCGCTATTTGGAAGGGGTTGTTTCTGATTGTGGTTCAGAAAACCAAAACGCGGCTTGGAAAATTTTGGGTTTGTTAACGGATAAGAATGGCACTCGGCCATTCCGAACAAAAGACGATTTAGGAGCAAAGTTACAGTTATCCACTGACAACTTAGATTTTATCCTAGAGCTATTGGTCAAATCAGGTTTAGTGATGAGATTGCAGCAAGAACCAAACGCTCAATATCAACTGATTTATGATTATTTAGTTGAGCCGATTCTTAGGCATTGCTGA